The following are encoded in a window of Pelecanus crispus isolate bPelCri1 chromosome 6, bPelCri1.pri, whole genome shotgun sequence genomic DNA:
- the LOC142593815 gene encoding inverted formin-2-like produces MDCFLGQRYKFRSSPNVFSATVAISPKEKGGKNESRPTNKSSKISVKIKHFSPSYSSNEEIAAMIQKGDRSKLDAEILKQLLKLLPEDHEINGLKSCKEENSELANADQFYLHLLEVPSYQLRIECMLICEETTVLLESLWPKAQAIRTACETLLTSHRLPVFCQLILKVGNFLNYGHHTGDAGGFKISALLRLTETKANQCHITLLHHILEEVEKNHTDLLQLPRDLDFVSKAAGIHFDVMRAEAGANLKKLLEIEKRLFLSTDDLKIQHAKSVQGSLDASKDLQKEFATIEKKKEELADYLCEDRKNLSLEDVFSTMKTFRELFLKALQENQERKEQAAKSEKRKKQLKGEDAKRLKGEYGKSSTFNKN; encoded by the exons ATGGACTGCTTTCTTGGGCAGAGATACAAATTCAGATCCAGCCCCAATGTCTTCAGTGCCACTGTTGCAATCTCTCctaaagaaaaaggag GGAAGAATGAATCTCGCCCAACAAACAAAAGCTctaaaatttctgttaaaatcaaG CACTTCTCTCCTTCCTACAGCTCCAATGAAGAGATTGCTGCCATGATTCAGAAAGGGGATAGATCCAAGTTGGATGCTGAGATACTGAAGCAGCTACTTAAACTGCTGCCTGAAGACCATGAG ATAAATGGCCTGAAGTcttgcaaagaagaaaactcaGAACTAGCAAATGCAGATCAGTTTTATCTCCAtctcttggaagttcctag CTACCAGTTGCGGATTGAATGTATGCTGATTTGTGAGGAAACAACAGTTCTGCTGGAGAGTCTGTGGCCAAAAGCACAAGCCATCAGGACAGCCTGTGAAA cacTTCTTACCAGTCACCGACTGCCAGTTTTCTGCCAATTGATTCTTAAAGTTGGAAACTTTCTGAACTAT GGGCATCACACTGGAGATGCTGGAGGTTTTAAAATTAGCGCCTTGCTCAGactaacagaaacaaaagcaaaccaatGCCACATTACTCTGCTTCACCATATTTTGGAG GAGGTcgaaaaaaaccacacagatctgctgcagcttcccagagATCTTGACTTTGTTTCCAAGGCAGCAGG AATCCACTTTGACGTTATGCGGGCTGAGGCAGGTGCCAATTTGAAGAAATTGTTGGAAATAGAGAAGCGTTTATTTTTGTCGACAGAcgatttaaaaatacaacacGCAAAATCTGTTCAA GGCAGCCTCGATGCTTCAAAGGACCTGCAGAAGGAGTTTGCCACCAttgaaaagaagaaggaagaacttGCTGATTATCTTTGTGAAGACCgaaaaaatctgtctttggaAGATGTATTTAGCACAATGAAAACCTTCCGAGAGCTCTTCCTCAAGGCCTTGCAG GAAAATCAAGAAAGGAAGGAGCAAGCTGCAAAgtctgagaaaaggaagaaacagcttAAAGGAGAAGATGCGAAGAGGCTAAAGGGAGAGTACGGGAAGAGCAGtacatttaacaaaaattaa